One stretch of Pandoraea oxalativorans DNA includes these proteins:
- a CDS encoding CaiB/BaiF CoA transferase family protein: MPGFGALAGVKVLELGTLIAGPFAARMLGEFGAEVIKIEDPQHGDPLRKWRKLHPDAGGTSLWWAVQARNKKSVTINLKSPEGQAIVRKLAAQADIVVENFRPGLLERFGLGYEQLSADNPGLVMVRLSGYGQTGPYRDRPGFGAIAESMGGLRHITGYPELPPPRIGISIGDSIAALHGVIGAMMALHHRNVNGGRGQVVDVALYEAVFNLMESVVPEYSVAGMVRERTGASLPGIVPSNTYPCADGMIVVGGNSDPIFKRLMHAIGRADLAEDPGLAHNDGRVPRTQEIDDAIGGWTQTRPIDEALAVLQGADVPASRIYTVADMFKDPQFIARQMIQRHTFPDGTPIDLPNISPKLSQTPGQTQWLGPELGAHTDEVLGQLGYDAGQIKALRESGVI, encoded by the coding sequence ATGCCCGGTTTCGGCGCGCTCGCCGGCGTGAAGGTGCTCGAACTCGGCACGCTCATCGCCGGTCCGTTCGCGGCACGCATGCTGGGCGAGTTCGGCGCCGAGGTCATCAAGATCGAAGATCCGCAGCACGGCGATCCGTTGCGCAAATGGCGCAAATTGCATCCCGACGCAGGCGGCACGTCGCTGTGGTGGGCCGTGCAGGCGCGTAACAAGAAGTCGGTGACCATCAACCTGAAGTCGCCGGAAGGTCAGGCCATCGTGCGCAAGCTCGCGGCGCAGGCGGACATCGTCGTCGAGAACTTCCGCCCCGGATTACTGGAACGCTTCGGATTGGGCTACGAACAGTTGTCCGCCGACAATCCCGGGCTGGTGATGGTGCGCCTGTCCGGTTACGGTCAGACCGGCCCGTATCGCGACCGGCCGGGGTTTGGCGCAATTGCCGAGTCGATGGGCGGATTGCGGCATATCACAGGCTATCCGGAATTGCCGCCGCCGCGCATCGGCATTTCCATCGGCGACTCGATTGCCGCGCTGCATGGTGTGATCGGCGCGATGATGGCGCTGCACCACCGCAACGTGAATGGCGGGCGGGGGCAGGTCGTCGACGTCGCGCTTTACGAAGCCGTCTTCAACCTGATGGAGAGCGTGGTGCCCGAGTACAGCGTTGCCGGGATGGTGCGCGAGCGCACCGGGGCGTCGCTGCCGGGCATCGTGCCGTCGAACACCTATCCGTGCGCTGACGGCATGATCGTCGTGGGCGGTAACAGCGATCCGATTTTCAAGCGGCTGATGCACGCGATTGGTCGCGCCGATCTGGCGGAGGACCCGGGTCTGGCGCATAACGACGGTCGCGTGCCGCGCACGCAGGAAATCGACGACGCCATCGGCGGCTGGACGCAAACGCGTCCCATCGACGAAGCGTTGGCGGTGCTGCAGGGTGCGGACGTGCCCGCGAGCCGCATCTACACCGTGGCCGACATGTTCAAGGATCCGCAGTTCATCGCGCGCCAGATGATCCAGCGTCATACGTTCCCGGATGGCACGCCGATCGATCTGCCAAACATCTCGCCGAAGCTCTCGCAGACCCCCGGGCAGACCCAGTGGCTCGGCCCGGAACTCGGCGCACACACGGACGAAGTGCTTGGGCAACTGGGTTATGATGCCGGGCAAATCAAAGCATTGCGCGAGAGCGGCGTCATCTGA
- a CDS encoding sigma-54 dependent transcriptional regulator, protein MANDTGRTLIYASRKHNDGLLSFLGEQGWQVVPAKSASDVGRILNPGVTSAALIDLASGYSDREMGAFESCMQPATVGWVAATNPEQLSTTSIRRLIRDYCFDYVNVPCTNDQLAHSIGHAWGMASLCEVPIITPQVGGDQEMVGTCEAMQQLFRTIRKVANTDAPVFISGESGTGKELSAVAIHERSLRAKGPFVAINCGAIPPHLMQSELFGYERGAFTGANARKVGRVESANGGTLFLDEIGDLPIESQASLLRFLQQGAIERLGGHEVIPVNVRIISATHVDLETAVKEGRFRMDLFHRLCVLRVDEPPLRARGQDIEILAHHVLQRFKGDNHRKIRGFTQCAVQAMYEYHWPGNVRELINRVRRAIVMADSRMISAKDLDLLPWVPTLVRTLEEIRAEAERTAIEQALLRHCHRLTDVAAELGISRITLYRLMCRYGLRGDESGVPA, encoded by the coding sequence ATGGCTAACGATACCGGGCGCACCCTGATTTACGCTTCCCGAAAGCACAACGACGGTTTGCTGTCGTTTTTGGGAGAGCAAGGCTGGCAAGTCGTGCCGGCCAAGAGCGCCAGCGACGTCGGTCGCATTCTCAATCCGGGGGTCACCAGCGCAGCACTCATCGACCTGGCGAGCGGTTATAGCGACCGCGAGATGGGCGCGTTCGAGTCCTGCATGCAACCGGCCACGGTCGGCTGGGTTGCCGCGACAAATCCCGAACAACTTTCGACGACGTCGATCCGTCGCCTCATTCGCGACTATTGCTTCGACTACGTCAACGTGCCTTGCACGAACGACCAGCTCGCGCATTCGATCGGGCATGCCTGGGGCATGGCGTCGCTGTGTGAAGTGCCGATCATCACGCCGCAAGTCGGTGGCGATCAGGAAATGGTCGGCACATGCGAAGCGATGCAGCAACTCTTTCGCACCATTCGCAAAGTGGCCAACACCGATGCCCCGGTCTTCATCTCGGGCGAGTCGGGCACGGGCAAGGAACTGAGTGCAGTGGCGATCCACGAGCGCTCGTTGCGCGCGAAGGGGCCATTTGTTGCGATCAACTGTGGCGCGATTCCACCGCACCTGATGCAGTCCGAACTATTTGGCTACGAGCGGGGGGCCTTTACCGGCGCCAACGCGCGTAAAGTCGGGCGTGTCGAGTCCGCCAACGGCGGCACGCTGTTCCTCGACGAAATCGGCGATCTGCCCATCGAGAGTCAGGCGAGCCTGCTGCGTTTCCTGCAGCAGGGCGCGATCGAGCGTCTGGGCGGGCACGAAGTCATTCCGGTCAATGTGCGCATCATTTCCGCGACGCACGTCGATCTCGAGACGGCCGTGAAAGAAGGGCGCTTCCGCATGGACCTGTTCCATCGTCTGTGCGTGTTGCGCGTGGATGAGCCGCCGCTGCGCGCGCGCGGGCAGGACATTGAGATTCTTGCCCATCACGTGCTCCAGCGTTTCAAAGGCGACAACCATCGCAAGATTCGCGGCTTCACGCAATGCGCGGTGCAAGCGATGTACGAATATCACTGGCCGGGCAACGTGCGCGAGTTGATCAACCGCGTTCGCCGGGCCATCGTGATGGCCGATAGCCGCATGATTTCGGCTAAGGATCTCGACCTTCTGCCGTGGGTGCCGACGCTGGTGCGCACGCTGGAGGAAATTCGCGCGGAGGCCGAACGAACGGCCATCGAGCAAGCGTTGCTGCGCCATTGTCACCGACTGACGGATGTGGCTGCAGAGCTGGGAATCTCGCGCATTACGCTGTACCGCCTCATGTGCCGGTACGGATTGCGCGGCGACGAATCGGGCGTGCCGGCCTGA
- a CDS encoding protein-L-isoaspartate(D-aspartate) O-methyltransferase, whose amino-acid sequence MTTPPKRFPLPLAEVMTRRQRKAPVLDKASRASPAGAPPAAMTRGTSQANQGSGKTPTGGNSHNLRAASTPMAGASARPAGAQTSHAVVPKGVARRAAAPHAQPAPHVSHVVKHAPKPVAKAHGAGVAQKGGVVGGVVGKGTVKTTARTATTQVGTAKPSAGVGAGAIVRTNTASVLNSPEGIGLTSERVRARMAERVAASGVEHPGVLAALATVPRHGFVDAALANQAYEDAALPIGHGQTISKPSVVGRMIELLLASGRPLEKVLEIGTGCGYQAAVLSCVARDVYSIERVRPLHERAKANLRPLRVPNIRLHYGDGRLGLPAVAPFDGIVIAAAGLEIPDALVDQLAVGARLVAPVGGEQQILTLIERIGARQWRETQLDRVLFVPLKSGII is encoded by the coding sequence ATGACGACACCGCCGAAGCGTTTTCCTCTCCCTCTGGCCGAAGTGATGACCCGCCGGCAGCGCAAAGCGCCGGTGCTCGACAAGGCGTCGCGCGCGAGCCCGGCCGGTGCGCCGCCCGCCGCGATGACGCGTGGTACGTCGCAAGCGAATCAGGGAAGTGGGAAGACGCCGACCGGCGGTAACAGTCACAATTTGCGGGCGGCATCGACGCCGATGGCGGGGGCTTCTGCGCGCCCGGCTGGCGCGCAGACCTCGCACGCGGTCGTGCCGAAGGGGGTGGCGCGGCGGGCCGCCGCGCCGCACGCGCAACCTGCACCGCACGTCTCGCACGTCGTTAAGCACGCACCGAAGCCGGTGGCCAAGGCGCACGGCGCGGGCGTCGCCCAGAAGGGCGGTGTCGTCGGTGGTGTTGTGGGCAAAGGCACAGTCAAGACGACGGCAAGGACGGCCACGACGCAAGTCGGGACGGCCAAGCCGTCAGCGGGCGTCGGCGCGGGAGCCATCGTGCGCACGAATACCGCGTCGGTCCTGAATTCGCCGGAGGGCATCGGACTGACGTCGGAGCGCGTGCGTGCACGCATGGCTGAACGCGTCGCGGCATCGGGCGTCGAACACCCGGGCGTACTGGCGGCGCTCGCCACTGTGCCACGTCATGGCTTTGTGGACGCCGCGCTTGCCAATCAGGCTTACGAGGACGCGGCGCTTCCCATCGGTCATGGGCAGACGATCTCGAAGCCATCGGTCGTGGGGCGCATGATCGAGTTGCTGCTCGCGAGCGGACGTCCGCTCGAAAAGGTGCTGGAAATCGGGACCGGATGCGGCTATCAGGCGGCGGTGTTGTCGTGTGTTGCACGGGACGTGTACTCCATTGAGCGGGTTCGTCCGTTACATGAACGTGCCAAAGCCAACTTGCGTCCGTTGCGCGTGCCGAACATCCGACTGCATTACGGCGATGGACGGCTCGGATTGCCTGCGGTCGCGCCGTTCGACGGCATCGTGATCGCTGCCGCCGGTCTGGAAATTCCGGACGCGCTGGTCGATCAGTTGGCCGTCGGCGCACGGCTTGTCGCCCCGGTGGGCGGCGAGCAACAAATTTTGACCCTCATCGAGCGCATCGGTGCGCGCCAGTGGCGCGAGACGCAGCTTGATAGGGTGTTATTCGTCCCCTTAAAATCGGGCATCATTTAA
- a CDS encoding helix-turn-helix transcriptional regulator yields the protein MTGEIMRVLVLGEAAAWLSGLQIALQTEASATPPVLRHVDSVATQDWVWLRELPSRRALVLDESVARTPALDTLCSAAAECVPPVPVIVVGDAGFPDEIIRWLQAGVTACLPWPNSVARIRSVFDLAFSGGRFVPEEALSALLVLWRQEALGEALPLSRLPVFPLGGDKATQLAESALLGISQRQYEILALLSRGLSIKTICQQLVISEGTAKTHVSALYRRLGARNRGEAIYIAAQRGARHLFET from the coding sequence ATGACAGGGGAAATCATGCGTGTGCTGGTCCTTGGAGAGGCTGCCGCCTGGCTGAGCGGCCTCCAGATCGCGTTGCAAACCGAAGCGAGCGCGACGCCACCGGTCTTGCGTCACGTCGATAGCGTGGCGACGCAGGACTGGGTATGGCTGCGCGAGTTGCCTTCGCGTCGTGCGCTCGTACTCGATGAGTCCGTGGCGCGTACACCCGCGCTCGACACCTTGTGCTCGGCGGCCGCCGAGTGTGTTCCGCCCGTGCCGGTCATCGTCGTCGGCGATGCGGGTTTTCCCGATGAGATCATCCGCTGGCTACAAGCGGGCGTCACGGCGTGTCTGCCGTGGCCGAACTCGGTGGCGCGTATTCGTTCGGTGTTCGACCTGGCGTTCTCCGGCGGACGCTTTGTGCCGGAAGAAGCGCTCTCGGCGCTGCTGGTGCTGTGGCGCCAGGAGGCTTTGGGCGAGGCGCTGCCGCTTTCCCGTCTGCCGGTGTTTCCGTTGGGCGGGGACAAGGCGACGCAACTGGCCGAGTCTGCATTGCTGGGCATCTCCCAGCGGCAATACGAAATTCTGGCGTTGCTCTCCCGAGGACTGTCCATCAAGACCATTTGCCAGCAGCTCGTGATCTCGGAAGGCACGGCGAAGACGCACGTCTCGGCGCTTTACCGACGTCTGGGGGCGCGCAATCGCGGCGAGGCCATTTATATTGCAGCGCAACGTGGCGCGCGTCATCTGTTCGAGACGTGA
- a CDS encoding YbaB/EbfC family nucleoid-associated protein: MLKGNIAGLMKQAQQMQENMKKAQEQLAQIEVEGQSGAGLVKVVMTCKNDVRRVTIDPSLLADDKDMLEDLVAAAFNDAVRKAEATAQEKMGGLTAGLPLPPGFKMPF; this comes from the coding sequence ATGCTGAAAGGAAACATCGCGGGTCTGATGAAACAGGCTCAGCAAATGCAGGAAAACATGAAGAAGGCGCAGGAGCAACTGGCTCAGATCGAAGTCGAAGGTCAGTCGGGGGCGGGGCTCGTGAAGGTCGTGATGACCTGCAAGAACGATGTGCGTCGCGTGACCATCGATCCGAGCCTGCTGGCCGACGACAAGGACATGCTGGAAGATCTCGTGGCCGCCGCGTTCAACGACGCCGTGCGCAAGGCCGAAGCCACCGCGCAGGAAAAGATGGGCGGTCTCACCGCCGGTCTGCCGCTGCCGCCGGGCTTCAAGATGCCGTTCTGA
- a CDS encoding C39 family peptidase: MNDARRAVVRIATVCALACASVAGHAQYASVSLESSTGVPAVKKMRSFKSMHYVNLVQQEYDFSCGSAALATLLRYGYGINIPETEMIQRMMAFSNPDTVIKNGFSMLDMKKFVETLGLEGRGFKVDVGALYDLKIPVIALIDVNGYQHFVVIKAAKDGRVFVSDPALGNRIIEQADFAKQWNGLVLAVIGKPFLEDSPLLKGNESLAAKLRDGALATGTSPTPMVDFGIIRADLF, translated from the coding sequence ATGAATGATGCGCGTCGTGCCGTAGTACGGATCGCTACTGTTTGCGCTCTGGCGTGCGCAAGCGTGGCCGGGCACGCGCAGTATGCATCGGTGAGCCTGGAGTCTTCGACCGGTGTACCGGCGGTCAAGAAGATGCGCTCGTTCAAATCGATGCACTACGTGAATCTGGTCCAGCAGGAGTACGACTTCAGTTGTGGTTCCGCAGCACTGGCAACGCTGCTGCGTTATGGCTACGGGATCAACATTCCCGAGACCGAAATGATTCAGCGAATGATGGCGTTCTCCAACCCGGACACCGTCATCAAGAACGGCTTCTCGATGCTCGACATGAAGAAATTCGTCGAGACGTTAGGGCTCGAGGGGCGCGGCTTCAAAGTGGATGTCGGTGCGCTGTACGACCTGAAGATCCCGGTCATCGCGCTCATCGATGTCAACGGCTATCAGCACTTTGTGGTCATCAAGGCAGCGAAGGACGGACGTGTGTTCGTGTCCGATCCGGCGCTGGGCAACCGCATTATCGAGCAGGCCGATTTTGCCAAGCAGTGGAATGGCTTGGTGCTGGCGGTCATCGGCAAGCCGTTCCTGGAGGATTCACCGCTGCTCAAAGGAAACGAATCCCTGGCTGCCAAGTTGCGCGATGGCGCGCTGGCGACCGGGACGTCACCGACCCCGATGGTGGACTTCGGCATCATCCGGGCGGACCTGTTTTGA
- a CDS encoding ABC transporter permease — MRNRSIMRHLRLWQWLLLVVAFLVWYVLTSPTLLPAFYFDSPDKAAFFFGEPQKVLLQIWQWFASGEIYLHLGVTLLETVLAFAIGTVFGLGVGLWLALSPSAGALLDPYIKAANSMPRVILAPIFGVWFGLGIWSKVALGVTLVFFIVFFNVYQGVKEVSPVVLANARMLGANQRQLLRRVYLPSATSWVFSSLHNSVGLAFVGAVVGEYLGSSRGVGYLILQAEGTFDINAVIAGVLILTAFALVLDGLVGVVERRLLVWQPQAGETEKM; from the coding sequence ATGCGTAATCGTTCCATCATGCGGCACCTGCGCCTGTGGCAATGGCTGCTGCTGGTCGTGGCATTTCTCGTCTGGTATGTCCTCACCAGCCCGACGCTGCTGCCCGCGTTCTATTTCGATAGCCCCGATAAGGCGGCGTTCTTCTTTGGGGAGCCGCAGAAGGTGCTGCTCCAGATCTGGCAGTGGTTCGCCAGCGGGGAGATTTATCTGCATCTGGGCGTCACGTTGCTCGAGACCGTGCTGGCGTTCGCCATCGGTACCGTGTTCGGACTCGGCGTGGGGCTTTGGCTGGCGCTTTCGCCGAGCGCTGGCGCGTTGCTCGACCCGTACATCAAGGCGGCCAATTCCATGCCCCGCGTGATTCTCGCGCCGATCTTCGGCGTGTGGTTCGGGCTCGGTATCTGGTCGAAGGTGGCGCTGGGGGTGACGCTGGTGTTCTTCATCGTCTTCTTTAACGTTTACCAGGGCGTGAAGGAAGTCAGCCCCGTGGTGCTCGCCAATGCGCGGATGCTGGGTGCCAATCAACGTCAGTTGTTGCGCCGTGTGTATTTGCCCAGTGCAACCAGTTGGGTCTTCTCCAGTCTCCACAACTCGGTCGGACTCGCGTTCGTCGGTGCGGTGGTGGGCGAGTATCTGGGGTCGTCGCGCGGCGTCGGCTACCTGATCTTGCAGGCCGAAGGCACATTCGATATCAACGCGGTGATCGCCGGGGTGCTGATTCTTACGGCCTTTGCGCTGGTGCTCGATGGACTGGTCGGCGTTGTGGAGCGGCGACTGCTGGTCTGGCAACCGCAAGCCGGAGAGACGGAGAAGATGTAA
- a CDS encoding ABC transporter ATP-binding protein: MTAPALSFDSITCTFVARDDRSTRYTAVADTSLDIAPGEFVSVVGPTGCGKSTLLNVAAGLLTPSSGSIKVFGEPLKGINSRAGYMFQAEALMPWRNAIDNVTAGLEFRGVAPEEAKARGHEWLKRVGLGGFGDRYPHQLSGGMRKRVAMAQTLILDPDIILMDEPFSALDIQTRQLMENELLDLWAAKRRAVLFITHDLDEAIALSDRVVVLAAGPGTHPIGEFRIDLPRPRDVAEIRNHPRFTELHAQIWDVLREEVLKGYAQQLKAV, translated from the coding sequence ATGACTGCGCCGGCTCTGAGTTTCGACAGCATTACGTGCACCTTCGTCGCCCGCGACGACCGTTCGACGCGTTATACGGCCGTGGCCGACACGTCGCTCGACATCGCGCCGGGCGAGTTCGTTTCGGTCGTCGGGCCGACCGGGTGTGGCAAATCCACGTTGCTCAATGTGGCCGCGGGTTTGCTCACCCCGTCTTCCGGATCGATCAAGGTCTTCGGTGAACCGCTCAAGGGCATCAATTCGCGTGCCGGATACATGTTCCAGGCCGAAGCGTTGATGCCCTGGCGCAACGCGATCGACAACGTGACCGCGGGGCTGGAGTTTCGCGGTGTCGCGCCGGAAGAAGCGAAGGCGCGCGGACATGAATGGCTCAAGCGCGTGGGTCTGGGCGGTTTCGGCGATCGATATCCGCATCAGCTCTCCGGCGGCATGCGCAAGCGTGTGGCCATGGCACAGACGCTGATCCTCGATCCCGACATCATCCTGATGGACGAACCGTTCTCGGCACTCGACATCCAGACGCGTCAGCTCATGGAAAACGAGTTGCTGGATCTGTGGGCCGCCAAGCGCCGTGCCGTGCTGTTCATCACGCACGACCTCGATGAGGCGATTGCGTTGTCCGACCGGGTGGTGGTGCTGGCCGCAGGGCCGGGTACGCATCCGATCGGGGAGTTCCGGATCGATCTGCCGCGTCCGCGCGACGTGGCGGAAATTCGTAACCATCCGCGCTTCACCGAGTTGCACGCCCAGATATGGGATGTGCTTCGCGAGGAAGTCCTCAAGGGCTACGCACAACAGTTAAAGGCGGTCTGA
- a CDS encoding ABC transporter substrate-binding protein has product MQRRQFVTALAATGLIGAGIRPGFAQNKLEKTKVAIAVGGKNLFYYLPLTIAERLNYFKDEGLDVEISDFAGGSKALQALVGGSADVVSGAYEHTILLQAKNQYIRAFVLQGRAPQIVFGVSNKTMPNYKSIADLRGKKIGVTAPGSSTNIMANFVLAKGGIKPNEVAFVGVGASSGALAAIRSGNVDAIVNLDPVITMLERDKEIRVISDTRTLKETVSVFGGNMPAGCLYTNESFIQKNPNTTQALTNAMVRALRWLQTAGPGDLIKTVPEAYLLGDRALYLDAWGRVKEAISPDGLIPADGPATALRTLQAFDETVKGKTIDLSKTFTNEFTKKADAKYK; this is encoded by the coding sequence ATGCAAAGACGTCAATTCGTCACGGCACTGGCCGCGACCGGCCTGATCGGCGCAGGCATTCGCCCCGGCTTCGCGCAAAACAAGCTTGAGAAGACGAAGGTCGCGATTGCGGTCGGCGGCAAGAACCTGTTCTATTACTTGCCGCTCACGATTGCCGAACGCCTGAACTACTTCAAGGACGAAGGGCTCGACGTTGAAATCTCGGACTTTGCCGGTGGCTCCAAAGCGCTGCAAGCGCTGGTCGGCGGCAGCGCCGATGTGGTGTCGGGGGCTTACGAGCACACGATTCTGTTGCAGGCGAAGAACCAGTACATCCGCGCATTCGTGCTGCAAGGCCGCGCGCCGCAGATCGTGTTCGGCGTGTCGAACAAGACGATGCCGAACTACAAGTCGATTGCCGACCTGCGTGGCAAGAAGATCGGCGTGACGGCGCCGGGGTCGTCGACCAACATCATGGCGAACTTCGTCCTGGCCAAGGGCGGTATCAAGCCCAATGAGGTCGCGTTCGTCGGCGTGGGGGCGTCGTCCGGGGCACTTGCCGCGATTCGCTCGGGCAACGTCGATGCCATCGTCAACCTCGACCCGGTCATCACCATGCTGGAGCGCGACAAGGAGATCCGTGTGATCTCGGATACGCGCACGCTCAAGGAGACGGTCTCGGTGTTCGGCGGCAATATGCCCGCCGGTTGTCTCTACACCAACGAGTCGTTCATCCAGAAGAATCCGAATACGACGCAAGCGCTGACCAATGCGATGGTCCGTGCGCTGCGCTGGCTGCAGACTGCCGGACCGGGCGACCTTATCAAGACGGTGCCTGAAGCGTATCTGCTGGGCGACCGCGCGCTGTACCTCGATGCCTGGGGCCGAGTGAAAGAGGCGATCTCGCCCGACGGCCTGATTCCGGCGGATGGCCCGGCGACGGCGCTGCGCACCTTGCAGGCGTTCGACGAGACGGTCAAGGGCAAGACGATCGATCTGTCGAAGACGTTCACGAACGAATTCACGAAGAAGGCCGACGCCAAGTACAAATGA
- a CDS encoding peptidoglycan DD-metalloendopeptidase family protein, whose product MLAACASRQVGAPVVDRTVGGTTTDSSLPGATAPVIDNTPVPPGFYRVKPGDRLYRIALENGQNYRDIARWNNIQNPDQIEVGQVLRVKPPAGDTGTPLPPPVASTPPSNGSSPAAVPPAVVPPPATSSNATAPSAVSSGALQLSWPAAGSVIGHFDDSKNKGVNIGGKVGDAVFAAGAGKVVYSGAGLRGYGNLVIIKHDGTFLTAYAHNSKLLVKEGDSVTRGQKIAEMGNSDADRVMLHFEVRKDGKPVDPEKYLPPR is encoded by the coding sequence ATGCTGGCAGCGTGCGCATCGCGACAAGTCGGGGCGCCGGTCGTCGACCGTACCGTAGGCGGTACGACGACCGACAGCAGTCTGCCGGGCGCGACTGCGCCGGTGATCGACAATACGCCGGTGCCGCCGGGTTTCTATCGCGTTAAGCCGGGCGACCGCCTATATCGCATCGCGCTGGAGAACGGGCAGAACTACCGCGATATCGCGCGCTGGAACAACATCCAGAACCCGGACCAGATCGAGGTCGGTCAGGTATTGCGCGTGAAGCCGCCTGCCGGCGACACCGGCACGCCGCTGCCGCCGCCGGTGGCCAGCACGCCGCCGAGCAATGGCAGCAGCCCGGCTGCCGTGCCGCCTGCCGTGGTGCCGCCGCCTGCGACGTCGTCGAACGCTACCGCGCCTTCGGCGGTCTCCAGCGGTGCGCTCCAATTGTCGTGGCCGGCCGCCGGTAGCGTCATCGGCCACTTCGACGACTCGAAGAACAAGGGCGTGAATATCGGTGGCAAGGTCGGCGACGCCGTCTTTGCCGCAGGCGCGGGCAAAGTCGTGTATTCGGGGGCGGGTCTGCGCGGCTATGGCAACCTCGTCATCATTAAACACGACGGCACCTTCTTGACGGCGTATGCGCACAACAGCAAACTGTTGGTCAAGGAAGGCGACTCCGTGACGCGGGGTCAGAAAATTGCCGAAATGGGTAACTCGGATGCGGATCGCGTGATGCTGCATTTCGAGGTACGTAAGGATGGCAAGCCTGTGGATCCGGAGAAGTATTTGCCGCCTCGATAA
- the recR gene encoding recombination mediator RecR gives MPQLQLSSLQELVDALRALPGVGPKSAQRIAYHLLQRDRKGAVRLGEALVHASEQIRHCARCNTFTEVEICETCLDPERDTSLLCVVETPADQNMLEQTMTFKGLYFVLMGHLSPLDGVGPGEIHFEQLIRRATDGVVKEVVLATNFTNEGEATAHYIGQTLKARGLRVSRLARGVPVGGELEYVDAGTIARAVLDRHTL, from the coding sequence ATGCCCCAGCTCCAGCTCTCGAGCCTGCAGGAACTCGTCGACGCCTTGCGCGCGTTGCCGGGTGTCGGCCCGAAGTCCGCCCAACGTATCGCCTACCATCTGCTGCAACGTGACCGCAAAGGCGCGGTGCGTTTGGGCGAGGCGCTGGTGCATGCCTCCGAGCAGATCCGCCATTGCGCGCGCTGCAATACCTTTACCGAAGTGGAAATCTGCGAGACGTGCCTCGATCCCGAGCGCGACACGAGCCTGCTCTGCGTGGTGGAAACGCCCGCCGATCAGAACATGCTTGAGCAGACGATGACCTTCAAGGGTCTGTATTTCGTCCTGATGGGCCATCTGTCGCCGCTCGACGGCGTGGGGCCGGGCGAGATCCATTTCGAGCAACTGATTCGCCGCGCCACCGACGGCGTGGTCAAGGAAGTGGTGCTCGCCACCAACTTCACCAACGAGGGCGAAGCCACGGCCCATTACATCGGACAGACGCTCAAGGCGCGCGGTTTGCGTGTCAGTCGGCTCGCGCGAGGCGTGCCGGTCGGGGGCGAACTGGAGTATGTGGACGCAGGCACAATCGCCCGCGCGGTCCTCGACAGGCATACGCTCTGA
- the surE gene encoding 5'/3'-nucleotidase SurE, translating to MRILLSNDDGYQAPGLAALYEALAPLGDITVVAPEQNCSGASNSLTLQRPLSVFKAPNDFTFINGTPTDCVHVALTGLLDERPDIVVSGINNGQNMGEDTLYSGTVAAATEGFLFGIPSFAFSQVNKGWDHLDSAARVAREVIERYMERPLGAPFLLNVNIPNLPYARLKGALSTRLGKRHQSQPVIRQVNPRGEAIYWIGPAGDARDSSEGTDFHAVAHDYVSVTPLQLDLTHTARLGVVHDWLASAGVAQR from the coding sequence ATGCGAATCCTGCTCAGCAACGACGATGGGTATCAGGCGCCAGGCCTGGCCGCGCTCTACGAAGCGTTGGCGCCGCTTGGCGACATTACCGTGGTGGCGCCCGAACAGAACTGTAGCGGTGCGTCCAATTCTCTGACCCTGCAACGGCCGCTTTCTGTCTTCAAAGCGCCCAACGACTTCACTTTCATCAACGGCACGCCGACCGACTGCGTCCACGTGGCGTTGACCGGACTGCTCGACGAGCGGCCCGATATCGTGGTCTCCGGCATCAACAACGGCCAGAACATGGGCGAAGATACGCTGTACTCCGGTACGGTGGCGGCGGCGACCGAGGGCTTCCTGTTCGGGATCCCTTCGTTTGCCTTCTCGCAAGTCAATAAAGGCTGGGATCATCTCGACAGCGCTGCCCGTGTGGCGCGCGAGGTGATCGAGCGCTATATGGAGCGGCCGCTGGGCGCGCCCTTCTTGTTAAACGTCAACATTCCCAATTTGCCGTACGCGCGCCTCAAGGGCGCGTTGTCGACGCGTCTTGGGAAGCGACATCAATCGCAGCCGGTCATCCGTCAGGTGAATCCGCGCGGCGAAGCGATTTACTGGATCGGTCCGGCTGGCGACGCGCGCGACAGCAGCGAAGGCACCGACTTCCATGCCGTGGCGCACGATTACGTCTCGGTCACCCCCTTGCAACTGGATCTCACGCATACCGCACGACTTGGCGTCGTGCACGATTGGCTGGCCAGCGCAGGGGTGGCCCAACGATGA